In Prosthecomicrobium sp. N25, one DNA window encodes the following:
- a CDS encoding response regulator transcription factor, giving the protein MRILIIEDDREAAAYLVKALKEAGHVADHAADGEDGWHMARNEDYDVLVVDRMLPKRDGLSIVEGLRRDGRDTPVLILSALGQVDDRVKGLRAGGDDYLAKPYAFTELLARVEALGRRRRPGDVETTLKVADLVLDRLSHAVTRAGIEVPLQPREFRLLEYLMKHAGQVVTRTMLLENVWDYHFDPQTNVIDVHMSRLRAKVDKGQERTLLHTVRGAGYMIRDPGR; this is encoded by the coding sequence ATGCGGATTCTCATCATCGAAGACGACCGCGAGGCGGCCGCCTACCTGGTCAAGGCCCTGAAGGAGGCCGGCCACGTCGCCGACCATGCGGCGGACGGCGAGGACGGCTGGCACATGGCCCGCAACGAGGACTACGACGTCCTCGTCGTCGACCGCATGCTGCCGAAGCGGGACGGCCTCTCCATCGTGGAGGGCCTGCGGCGCGACGGGCGCGACACGCCGGTGCTCATCCTCTCCGCCCTCGGCCAGGTCGACGACCGCGTGAAGGGCCTGCGGGCCGGCGGCGACGACTACCTCGCCAAGCCCTACGCCTTCACCGAACTCCTCGCCCGCGTGGAGGCCCTCGGCCGCCGCCGCCGTCCCGGCGACGTGGAGACCACGCTGAAGGTCGCCGACCTCGTCCTCGACCGCCTGTCCCACGCCGTCACCCGCGCCGGCATCGAGGTGCCCCTCCAGCCCCGCGAGTTCAGGCTGCTCGAGTATCTGATGAAGCACGCCGGGCAGGTCGTCACCCGCACGATGCTGCTCGAGAACGTCTGGGACTACCATTTCGACCCGCAGACCAATGTCATCGACGTCCACATGTCCCGCCTGCGCGCGAAGGTCGACAAGGGCCAGGAGAGGACGCTGCTGCACACGGTGCGCGGCGCCGGCTACATGATCCGCGATCCCGGCCGATGA